The Ammoniphilus sp. CFH 90114 nucleotide sequence GTTAATAAATTATCACAAATTCCGGCAATAAGGGTTGAAATTTTTTTAATTTTCATATATATATTTTTTATAAACCTATAAACTCAGCTTATAACTGCAACTCAAAACCTAGGAGGACACCATGAATTTATTAGGACTTCGATACTTTATAAAAGCCGCAGAGACACTTAATTTTAGTAAAGCCGCAAAGGAGTTGCACATCTCTCAGCCAGGTTTGAGTCAACAGATGAATACATTAGAGAACGAATTAGGGATGAAGCTCTTTGACCGAAACACAAAAAAGGTTTCGCTCACCAAGGAAGGAGAATACCTCTATCAAAAGTTACTTCCTTCGTTTGAGAATATTGAAAAGACAATTAAAGAACTCATGGATCATCAATCGATTCCCCAGACCCTCATTCGGTTATCCACCGTCCCTTCTGCTGCCAGCAATTGGCTACCTTTTTTAATTAAGTCACTACACAAGAAGTATCCTAATGTCAAAATTCACGTTCAGGAAACCACTTCTTCTCAAGCTATTGAGGATGTAAAACAGCAGAAATCCCACATGGCTTTCATTCGAACTCCCATTGATATCAGTCTAATCACAGACCAAGGGCTAAAGTGGCTTGAGCTATCCAAACACCCCCTTAAGCTCGTCGTCTATTCAAATCATTACCTTGCGGAATGTGATTCTGTAGATATTACACTATTGAAAGATGAGCCATTTCTCCACTACGACCGCATTCAAGCTCCAGCTCTTTACTTTCTATTGGAGAGGGCATGTCTAACTGCAGGATTTCTTCCGAGAACCATCTGTGCTGGAACAGAAATCCTGACCATTGAAAATATGATTGAAAACGAGTTGGGTATCACTTTAATGCCCGAGGATATGGTTAGACTTCTTAAGTCACAACATGTAAAGGCCATTCCCTTAACCGACCAAACATTCACCAGTTCCATCTCAGTCATTTGGCAGGATTCACAATTTCTCCCAGCTAAGGTTCGAAGCATATTATCTATGCTTGAAAATAAAGAGATTGGAAGTCCTTATAACTCTAACTTATAAATATATAAATAAGTTGTATTTTTAAAATATTCTTACCGATGTTACCATTGCCAAAGCAATAAAAAATCTACTGGATGGTGAAGGAAAATGTCGAATCAAAAACTTAACTTAGTATCCTACGGATTAGGTCCTATTGGTCTAGAAATCCTGAAGAGAGCCACACAGGCCACAGATATCCAAGTGCTCGGTGCTGTAGATATCGATCCAAATAAAATCGGTCAAGATATTGGAACAC carries:
- a CDS encoding LysR family transcriptional regulator; its protein translation is MNLLGLRYFIKAAETLNFSKAAKELHISQPGLSQQMNTLENELGMKLFDRNTKKVSLTKEGEYLYQKLLPSFENIEKTIKELMDHQSIPQTLIRLSTVPSAASNWLPFLIKSLHKKYPNVKIHVQETTSSQAIEDVKQQKSHMAFIRTPIDISLITDQGLKWLELSKHPLKLVVYSNHYLAECDSVDITLLKDEPFLHYDRIQAPALYFLLERACLTAGFLPRTICAGTEILTIENMIENELGITLMPEDMVRLLKSQHVKAIPLTDQTFTSSISVIWQDSQFLPAKVRSILSMLENKEIGSPYNSNL